A single window of Chitinophaga sp. XS-30 DNA harbors:
- the purB gene encoding adenylosuccinate lyase, translated as MMQLQALTAISPVDGRYRGQLEELAPYFSEYALIRYRVQVEIEYFIALAEQKLFTLPKAKIPALRNIYQSFSLENAQLVKDTEKITNHDVKAVEYFLKNELKALGLEDKLEWVHFGLTSQDVNNTATPLLWKDAVEQVYLPAIANLVLHLKKLAKEWKAVPMLARTHGQPASPTRLGKEILVFVERLEGQIKLLGQVPFAAKFGGATGNFNAHHVAFPTINWEKFGNKFVNNTLGLQRMQYTTQIEHYDNLAAHFDTLKRVNNILVDLCRDIWTYISMDYFKQKIKKDEVGSSAMPHKVNPIDFENAEGNLGLANALFEHLSAKLPISRLQRDLTDSTVLRNVGVPMAHTLLATKSIGKGLGKLILNAAKLEEDLNNNWAVVAEAIQTVLRRENYPQPYEALKALTRGGEQITQKTMQKFIDGLKISAALKKELKAITPHNYTGIH; from the coding sequence ATGATGCAACTACAAGCTTTAACTGCTATTTCCCCGGTGGACGGGCGTTACAGGGGACAACTGGAAGAACTTGCCCCTTATTTTTCGGAATATGCACTGATCCGTTACCGTGTACAGGTGGAGATAGAATATTTCATTGCCCTGGCTGAACAGAAGCTGTTTACCCTGCCCAAAGCCAAAATTCCCGCCCTGCGCAACATTTACCAGTCATTTTCCCTGGAGAACGCACAACTGGTAAAGGATACCGAAAAGATCACCAATCACGATGTAAAGGCGGTAGAATATTTCCTGAAGAATGAACTGAAAGCCCTGGGGCTGGAAGATAAACTGGAATGGGTGCATTTCGGGCTGACCTCCCAGGATGTGAACAATACGGCCACTCCCCTGCTCTGGAAAGATGCGGTTGAGCAGGTGTACCTGCCGGCCATTGCCAACCTGGTACTGCATCTGAAAAAACTGGCGAAGGAATGGAAAGCGGTGCCGATGCTGGCCAGAACACATGGTCAGCCGGCTTCCCCCACCCGCCTGGGTAAGGAGATACTGGTGTTCGTGGAAAGGCTGGAAGGGCAGATAAAGCTGCTGGGGCAGGTGCCTTTTGCAGCCAAGTTCGGCGGTGCTACCGGGAACTTCAACGCCCATCATGTGGCATTTCCCACCATCAACTGGGAAAAGTTCGGCAACAAGTTCGTGAACAATACGTTGGGCCTGCAGCGGATGCAATACACTACGCAGATAGAGCATTACGACAACCTGGCGGCACACTTCGATACGCTCAAAAGAGTGAATAATATACTGGTGGACCTTTGCCGGGATATCTGGACGTATATTTCCATGGATTACTTCAAGCAGAAGATCAAAAAGGATGAGGTGGGCTCTTCCGCCATGCCGCATAAGGTCAACCCGATAGATTTTGAGAATGCCGAAGGCAATCTTGGTCTGGCCAATGCGCTGTTTGAACACCTGAGCGCCAAGCTGCCCATTTCGCGCCTGCAGCGGGATTTGACGGATTCCACTGTGCTAAGGAACGTGGGTGTGCCCATGGCCCATACCCTGCTCGCCACGAAATCCATCGGGAAAGGGCTGGGTAAACTGATCCTGAATGCTGCAAAACTGGAAGAAGACCTGAACAATAACTGGGCTGTGGTGGCTGAAGCTATTCAGACGGTGCTGCGCCGGGAGAATTACCCCCAGCCTTATGAAGCGCTGAAGGCGCTTACCCGCGGCGGGGAACAGATCACGCAGAAGACCATGCAAAAGTTCATAGACGGTCTGAAGATCAGCGCCGCCCTGAAAAAGGAGCTGAAAGCGATCACTCCGCATAATTATACCGGCATACACTGA
- a CDS encoding TonB-dependent siderophore receptor, translating to MKRRILLILLCLFAAATSFAQRSGGHITGKVTSADDSPVAGITVELTETGAHAISNQEGVFSFRNIKPGNYTLLINLRNHEEVRRTVTVENNSTVTADLRIGLQVGELQGIIVTGNRNSFKADRTSQSLRIATPLLEAPQNIQVVTGKLMATQNIISMSDGVAKNISGVTRLEHWGDIYTRINARGGRLAAFRNGVNVTSSWGPLTEDMSFVDHIEFVKGPAGFMMSNGEPAGIYNVVTKKPTGISKGEATLTYGSFDLMRATLDLDGKLDKPGKVLYRFNLMGQTKNSFRDYEFNDRFSIAPVISYQLDEKTLLTAEYTFQHVTMSDLGSAYVFSTEGFAVYPRNFSMSNPAIVPSKINEHSAFVNLQHQLDDQWKLTAQIAHFNFKQVSSDIWPDAVLPDGNIIRRLYAFDGDIRNTYGQAFVNGDVTTGGVHHRILAGLDVGTKEALYDWGQSHQLDSANGYFNAHDPSYGMPIGGIPVFDRTTSLSQRAVSRVNQSYTGLYFQDELGFFDNKLRLTLAGRYTYVKEGEMEEKQFTPRAGISFSVDRSTSVYALYDQSFIPQTGNLRSGNPPKPITGNNIEFGVKKNWFDGKLSTTLAAYRIIKNNELSADPSGTPANPYVLQLGQSRAEGVEVDVMGEVVTGLSVVANYAFTDSYVSKEGGSNGNIITKGTRIAGFAKHNLNTWLTYTLQSGALKGAGIAGGFSWQAERSSWAWTTEPSRMSLPNYFRLDGGLFWEKKKIRLTANVFNILDEYLYTGADYGAYYYWQAEPPRDIRFSMAYKF from the coding sequence ATGAAAAGAAGGATCCTACTAATCCTGTTATGCCTGTTTGCAGCTGCAACATCCTTTGCACAGCGGTCCGGCGGGCATATTACAGGTAAAGTCACCTCAGCGGACGACAGTCCCGTTGCCGGCATTACGGTTGAACTGACAGAGACCGGTGCCCATGCTATCTCCAACCAGGAAGGCGTTTTCAGTTTCAGGAACATAAAACCCGGGAACTATACCTTGCTCATCAACCTCCGCAACCACGAAGAAGTGCGCCGGACGGTTACTGTGGAAAATAACAGCACCGTTACGGCGGACCTCCGGATAGGCCTGCAGGTAGGCGAGTTGCAGGGCATCATCGTAACCGGCAACCGCAACAGCTTCAAGGCAGACCGTACTTCCCAATCGCTCCGCATTGCCACACCCTTGCTGGAAGCGCCGCAGAATATTCAGGTGGTGACCGGCAAGCTGATGGCCACCCAGAACATCATTTCCATGAGCGATGGCGTAGCCAAAAATATCAGCGGCGTCACCCGCCTGGAGCACTGGGGCGATATTTACACCCGCATCAATGCACGCGGCGGGCGCCTGGCAGCTTTCCGCAACGGCGTGAACGTAACCTCCAGTTGGGGTCCGCTCACGGAAGATATGAGCTTTGTAGACCATATCGAATTCGTGAAAGGGCCGGCTGGATTCATGATGTCCAACGGTGAACCGGCAGGTATCTATAATGTGGTGACCAAAAAGCCTACCGGCATCAGCAAAGGCGAAGCTACCCTGACCTACGGCAGCTTTGATCTCATGCGTGCTACGCTGGACCTGGACGGGAAGCTGGATAAACCCGGGAAAGTGCTTTACCGCTTCAACCTGATGGGACAAACCAAAAACTCCTTCCGCGATTATGAATTCAACGACCGCTTCAGCATCGCCCCGGTGATCAGCTATCAGCTGGATGAGAAGACACTGCTGACCGCAGAATACACCTTTCAGCATGTTACCATGTCTGACCTCGGCTCCGCATACGTCTTCTCCACAGAAGGTTTTGCGGTGTACCCGCGCAACTTCAGCATGTCCAATCCCGCTATTGTGCCAAGCAAGATCAATGAGCACAGCGCATTCGTGAACCTGCAGCATCAGCTGGACGACCAGTGGAAACTGACCGCCCAGATCGCGCATTTCAACTTCAAACAGGTATCCAGCGATATATGGCCTGATGCCGTGCTGCCCGATGGCAACATCATCCGCAGGCTGTACGCATTTGACGGAGATATCAGGAATACATATGGACAGGCTTTCGTGAATGGCGATGTGACCACCGGCGGCGTTCACCACCGCATTCTGGCCGGCCTGGACGTAGGTACGAAGGAAGCCCTCTACGATTGGGGACAATCACATCAGCTTGACTCTGCGAATGGTTATTTCAACGCGCATGATCCCAGTTATGGCATGCCCATTGGCGGTATCCCCGTTTTCGACCGCACTACCAGCTTGTCACAACGGGCCGTTTCCAGGGTAAACCAGTCTTATACCGGCCTGTACTTCCAGGATGAGCTCGGATTTTTCGATAACAAGCTGCGCCTCACACTGGCCGGCCGTTACACCTATGTAAAAGAAGGTGAAATGGAAGAAAAGCAATTCACCCCAAGAGCAGGCATCAGCTTTTCTGTCGATCGCAGCACTTCTGTTTATGCGCTCTACGACCAGTCTTTCATCCCGCAAACGGGCAACCTCAGAAGCGGCAATCCTCCCAAACCCATCACCGGGAACAATATCGAGTTCGGTGTGAAGAAAAACTGGTTTGACGGCAAGCTGAGCACTACGCTGGCCGCCTATCGCATCATCAAGAATAACGAACTGTCTGCCGACCCCTCCGGCACACCCGCAAATCCTTATGTGCTCCAGCTGGGCCAAAGCCGGGCGGAAGGCGTTGAAGTGGATGTGATGGGAGAAGTGGTAACCGGTTTAAGTGTGGTGGCCAACTATGCATTTACCGATTCCTACGTGAGCAAAGAGGGAGGATCCAACGGCAACATTATCACGAAAGGCACACGCATTGCCGGTTTTGCCAAGCATAACCTGAATACCTGGCTGACCTACACCCTGCAAAGCGGTGCGCTGAAAGGCGCGGGTATTGCCGGCGGCTTCAGCTGGCAGGCAGAGAGAAGCTCATGGGCATGGACCACCGAACCAAGCAGAATGTCCCTCCCCAACTATTTCCGGCTGGATGGCGGGCTGTTCTGGGAAAAGAAGAAGATCAGGCTCACGGCCAACGTCTTCAATATCCTGGATGAATATCTTTATACCGGCGCGGACTACGGTGCCTATTATTACTGGCAGGCCGAGCCTCCGAGAGATATCCGGTTCAGCATGGCTTACAAATTCTAG